The Brassica oleracea var. oleracea cultivar TO1000 chromosome C6, BOL, whole genome shotgun sequence genomic interval AAGGGAATATTCAAGATTGTTAGAAAGCTCAAAGAGTAAAAAAAAACTGATAGCATAATGAAGATATATATATATACCTGTACAATAATAGGCATAATTGGGATCAACGGGGTAATAGATGCCCTGGTCAGCAACAAAATCAGGGGCTTGGGCTCCCTCGGAGGTATACATTGCTTTCTTCTTTTTTTTCTTTTTTTTTTTTAATTAACTTATCAAAGAGAATGTTGTTTCAATGGAGTTTGGACAAAAAACACCTGCAAATTAACACAAGACAACATGAACATTCGTAACAGCTGCTGTAAAGAAATTAACTTATCAAAGCTCAGAGATTCTTTTGTAATACAATGTCCCCCGCACAAACAAATTCAAAAAAATCTGAAATTGAACCGACAAAAAGAGCCCCAAAACATTTAAAAATTAGATGGAAGGAAACCTAAACACCCAGAAAACACGGGACGGGTAGCAGTAGGAGAAATTAGGCCTATCACCAGAAATTTGGGAGAATCACGACATGCTTAGCCTACCAAGTTCTTCGAGGGCAGAAATCTCTGCAGAATCGGAACCCTAACCCTAGAATAGAATGAGAGGAGGGAGAAGAGAGATTCGATAAATTAAGAGAAAATGAAAACCAGAAGACGCGCAAAGGCAGATTCCCCCAGGCTTTGATGGTGCTTAAACGCTGCGTTTTCAACGGGTGAATCTACTACTACTTATTGACTTGTCCCTTGAAAAGTCGATTTTACCCTTGTCGCTTCCCAAAACCACGAATCTGCGGCAACAAAAACGGCGCCGTTTTCCTAGGTTTTCGACAAACAAAACCTAGAGGACATAATAACCAAGTAAATGTGTCATCAAACCGACTTTCTAATTTCAATATTGACCATTCACATCCCTTGAACATTATTTGATAACTCCACTAACATTCATTCTCAACAAAATAAGGGAGATTTGCCGAATACGACTTAAATATTGATTCTAACCATAAAAAAAAACCAATCTAAAATGGTGGCAAACATACTATTTAACCTCTATGACTAACCAAAAAACAGAAAGTTATTTTACAATTATGTATTTCGTAAGTCTATATATACGTTTTAAAAAGTCTAATGTATAGACTTATTCTGTAGTCTATGTCGTAATTTGATCTAGTAATTTAATTTTAAATATATATAAAAATAATTTTTGTGAAAATTTTAGTTATTCATCGATATAAGGGTTAATATGAAGTTTATAAATTAAAATTTTGTATAATTAAACAATTTAAAAGAATATATATTGATTTGGTAACCATGTGTTAGACAATGTTTATGGTTTAGCAACAAAAAGTTATAACATGTTATGTCTTAAAGGGTTAGATTTTTAGAATTAGATTTTAGATTGAATTTTTTTATTGATTTAAATTTGCATATTAGTGTTGAGTAGTTTATATTTTGTATATTTCGATATTTGATACAATAACTGAGACTTTTTGGTTATCAAGCAAACATTTAGGGTTTGGGTTTTGTGGTTTAGGGTTTGGTAGAATTACAATAAAGTTTACTTCACTGTAGACGTCTTTTCAGTCTATTTTAATTGCTGTGTAAAAAAATCATTTTTAAATTAAACTGATTTCTTTATGAATTAAAATTTTAAATTAAACTGATTTCTTTATGAATTAAAATGTGAAATCATATACTATAACTATTAAAAATAAATACATAAATTTAATAAATCATATATTAAAATTATTAAAACAATAGAGAATAAACAACAATAATGAAATAATCATAGTACATTTCGAAAAAGTCTACTAAGTAGACTTACAATAAAGTCTACTCCAAAATTTTAATTTTAGTAAACTTCAAAAAAGTCTACTCTATCGTAAATTTTAACCAAGTTGCAATTTTGTCTCTCTATATAAATGAAATTTACACAATATCTTTCTAAAATTAATGCACACGTTTATATATTCACTCTTACTTCTCTCTAAAACTCTCTCCATTCTCTCTAAAACTCTCTCTCATTTCTCTCTAAATTCTTTGAATGTGAAGATGAACTAGGTTCATTCATGATTATCACTTTCTACTCTAGAAATGTAAGTTTTAGATCTATAAATTTTAAATGTGTATTTTTTATGTTTATATTCAAATAAAGTTATAGATTCAAACTCTGTGCATTTACTTTCCTAGTTTTTATCTTATAAATTATACTTTTGATTTTTTTTTTCAGATATAAAAATATTTTTTCACAATTTCAAATGTACATATTTTTCAGATCTGAAAATTATTTGATATAGTAGACTTCTAATAGGGGTAACTTTAATTTTATAATGAAGTCTACAAAAAAGTCTACAAAAATAGGGGTGACTTTTTTTTTGTATAATGTTTTTTTTTCTCATAATTTTATCTTTATTTTGCAGGTATTTTCTTCCATGGTTTTTATCTCCTCCAAAAATGATAGATTTACATTTATAAATTTTAAATGTGTGTTTTGTATTTATATTTAAATAAAGTTACATATTCAAACTCTATGAATTTACTGTACTACTAATTTATCTTAGAAATTATATTTTATAAATTTTTTTCAGATTTAAAAAATATTTTTTTCACATTTTCAAGTGTACAAATTTTATCAGATCTGAAAATTATGTGATATAGTAGACTTAGTCTACTAGCTTTAATTTTTAAGGAGACTTCATTAGAAATTGACTTTAATATTTTTATCTTATGTTTTTCATAATTTTATCTTTATTTTTCAGGTATTTTCTTCCATGGTTTTTATCTCTTCCTCCCAAAAATGTAAGATTTACATCTATAATGTGTGTTTTTGTATTTATATTTACAAAAAGTTACATATTCAAACTCTATGTCTATAATTTACTACTATCTTATCTTACAAATTATATTTTATAAAGTTTTTAGATTTAAAGTTATTTTCATGTTTTTAATGTATATATTTTTCAAATCTAATTTTTTTTTCGGATTGAGTACACTGCAAATGAAGTCTAGTAACTTTAACTTTTAAGCAAGCTTCAGAAGTCTACGCAAATATGATTTTAATTTTTTTTCTTATATTTTTCTCATAATTTTATCTTATTTTGCAGGTATTTTCTTTCAAATTTTTTAAATCATTTTTCCAAAAATGTAAGATTTACATCTATTCATTTAAATATGTATATTTTGTTTATATAAAATTAAATTTATAGATACAAAATCTATGTGTTTTGGTTTGCTACTATTTTAGGTTAAAACACTATTTTGAAATATTTTACAGAAAAAGCTATTTTAAAACATTAGAAGTCTACTAGTAGGAAGTCTACTAAAATATGATTCTCATTGACTTTTTAACTTTCACTGAACCAATTACAACAATCTTCTTCATGGTATAGCACCGTAAGGAAAAGAGAAGTGGGAAGCTGGCTGCGCACAAAATGAAAGAATCATCAGAAGGCAAAACATAAAAGTCCCTTGTACCCATTCCTTTTCATCTTTATTTGTTTGTTTTAGACTGAAGCTTGCAAACTCCTCTTGGTCTTATGTTTCCTGATACTGTAATGCTTCTAATGTCACTGTTAATACATTATAAACATGCGATCACTGTCAAATATGAGATTGTAGCGAGTTTAAGTTTTAAATCCCCTTGGACCACCATGTTTGGGTTGAGTATAAGATGAGTTAACATTCATGTAATTTAAAAGAAAAAGAAGAATAATCCGGTTCCAGCTCAGAGTCTGCAACAAATGATAAACACAGCTTATTTCTTAAATATAAAAAGAAATTACATTTTAACTGAGAAAGCTAAATTCGAGAAAAGATATCAGGTGTACACATATCACCATCCTACCGACTAATCAAACTCTCTTAACATCTAAACTGAAATTAGCAAAGCGGATCCAGTTAAGATGGATTTGAAAAGCTAGGCTACTATGGCCACTGTACATTGTCTTTGAGAAAACATCCTGAAGAGATTTAGCTGCTGATCATCTGCAAAAGGAACTCAAGACATGTGAGACAAAAATGTCATGGCGTACACCTGTGTTGGTAATAAAATGTTGCAGAGCCTGTTAACCATAAGTAACAACCAGACTCACTAAATCAAATCAAACAGAACCGCCAAAAGTGAAAAACAGACATTAACACCGCTGTAAGAGTGTCTTGTAGGTTTAAAATAGAAATTGGATTTACCTGTATTGGGAAGAAGACCAGCTGAACGAGACTTCAGGAGTCCATATCTCTTGGAACCGAGTGTGACTTGTCAAGAACAGTCTTGGTCTTATAATCAACAGCCTCGTTGATCTTCTGCTGAGGATCTTCACTAGAATCAATAAGTTGTTTTTTGTCAGATGACTTGCGCTTAGAATAGGTAACCAGTTTGACTACTCTCTCTGGCTTGTCTGCAGGCTCCTCATGATCCTTGTCACGAGAAGGTTTTGTAAGGTTATCATGATCCACCGCTGGCTCAGACCCACTTGATTTGCTGGTTAGACATTTGGATAAACTGGTACAGTCTGTGTTGAGCCCACCATTCACAGACCCCGGATCATTATTAGCACCATCGGTGGCTATGTCTTCCATATTAAAATCAACCATATCTTCAAGGGGTTCTGAATAACTGAGTTTCCTGGCTGAAAGTGCGGTCTTCTCAGCACCATCGGTGGCTATATCGTTCCCTGTGACTTCAGTTACTGCACTTTCTGGTTTCTCATCATATGTGATTTCTAATTCCACTGCTGCGTCACCAGTGGTGCTGCAGTCATTTACTCTTGGAGCCTCTTCTTCGCTTACGTTATTTGAAAACTCAAGAGAGTCGCTAGTTCTCTCTTTTTCTGCTCTCTCTTCCGAGATCTTAGTAGAGTTGGAGGCTTCTACATCATTTTCTTTTCCAGTTGTGGATTCAGACACGCCAGCAATTTCATCAACTGCCATTAGTTCATCTGCTGCCTTCTCTGTCCAGGATTCCTTGTCAATAACGTTAGGAGGTCTAGATTCCGGTTTGCCGGCTGCATCGAATAAATCTGTACTAATCTCTGCAGTCTCAGAACGGTCATGTTCTTTGGAAAAATCTTTAGTCTGCTCTGAAGAATCAACCATATCTTTATCATCAGATACTAGAGTTCCAAAAGTTGTAACTTCATCAACTTCCATCGACTCAGAAAGATCCATGGACTTATCTTCTACATTCTCAGATGATAATAAACTGTCTTTGTCATCAGGCGCTGAGAATGGTGAATCAACAGCTACAGAATTAGTATTGTTGTGTAGTAAAGTTCCAGTTGAATGAATCAGGCCTCTATAGTCATAGTACGCCTCAGCCTGCGGATGTCAGAACTCAGAACAAATCAAGAATAAACTAAAGAGAGATCAAAAGTTAGGAATCACGTCATTAGCTGTAGAAGTACCTTTGGTCTCGGAGATACTGCTTCAAACACATGAATTTCAGGCTCCTCACAGTAGGGAGTTTGCAAGATTATGTAGGCACCTTTGTTGTTGTGTCTCTCCTCTGTATCCTGCATACAAGACAACAAATACTCACATAACCATTTGTTGAATCGCTAGAGCTTACTACAGGTTGAAAATATCACATTCAAAAATCCAATAAAGCATACCTGAAACTGAGGATGATCAGGAGCACTGAACAAAGTTATAAGCCCTTCATGGTCTTTTGAAAACCCTTCAATCATTGATGGAAGACCATCTCGTTGTGCCCTTTTGTGAGGGGCTTCCTTGCCTCTGATGATCAACTGCCATAAAAAGAAATCGCATCATGATGCTGAAAAAGTAACAGTTTCTTCAATCAAATTCTCAAAGCTTCTAAGTGCGATGTTTTTGAGGACTGAGTTTTAACAGAAACTGATTGATCTAACCTTAAGATCATTGTCTTGCAGGAACTTTGCAGTGCAATCAGGACCCCACAGCAAACCGATGCCACTCTCTTTGTTAAGAAAGAGGCCGTTATCGGTTGATGGATCTGACCAAAGAATGTCACCAGGAATCAGGTTTGAACCTTCAGCAGAAGGATTGATAACACGCCTTTTGACTTTAAATAAATCCTTCAACGAGCCAAGAAGCAAGGACTCAGATCTACTATCAGTCTCAAGAACACTGTTATCCTCTTGATTTTTCTGAGCTCGCTTGCGTTTCCTGCTTCGTTCTTGTTTATCAGAGAGAAAGCTTGGTACATCACGGAAAAGACCTCCATGAGCTGTAAATACCTTCCCACCAATCACAGATGCCAAAGGGAGTAACTGGAAGCATTCCAAGCATTTTTTGTAGACAATTGCTCCTTTATCTCCATACTTGGTTAATACTTCATTTTTGAATCCATACAATGATGTACAACTCTCGCTCTCGTGACTGCCACGCAGAACAAACACTCTATCCGGTAGAAACACCTAGCAGAAAATCACAAATATCAATCAAAAATGTGGTCTAATTTAATAGAAGTTGAAGGATGAAATAACCTTACCTTCCATGATAAAAGAAGTAAGAAGGTTTCCAAACCCCATGCTCCATTGTCCACATAGTTCCCATTGAACACATAGAACTGATCACCATTTGGGAACCCTGCATCCTGCATAAGGAACAGCAAATCATGTAGCTGCCCATGAAGATCTCCCACCACAACCACCTTTGCTTTGTCACTGTCTATCCTAACGCAGTTTGGCTCTTTTCTCAGGATCTTGGAGGCAGAGAGAATCAGCTCATCCAGGACGTTAAAAGGCAGAACGTTTGAGAATTCACAAGCTGGGAGATTCCTCGACGACCAATCAAAGCCCAACATTACATCACAAATCCAACTGAACGTAAGCTTGCCTCCCGTAGGCCAGAAAAGAGGCTTCTGGGATACTGATGGTAAAGACTGCTCACATCCTATATCCTGAACAGGTGTGATCCCTTCAGAAGGTTCGGCTAAGAGACCATCATCTATTCCCATTTCATTCAAAGGCAAGCAAACCATATCGCTAGACAGTGGCTTTTGCGACATCATTGTACGTGTAGGTTGAGATGACATCAGAAATGGTCCTGAACTTGGAGCTTGAGACACAGAGCCTATAATAAAGATAGTACCAAATTTAAAAAAGATAAGTCCCCACAAAACTAGTTAAAGAACACATCACCAAGTCACTAAGAAAACGAATTGTAGCCTAAACATTATCCTAATAGTTCTTGCAGAAACCTACCATTAGACAATGAGCCTAAAGGCGCGTTGAGTTGAAGGGCGCCTGCACACATATCAACAATATCTTGTAACGTTTGCCTCGCGGTGTCAACAGTAAGTTCCTCTTCAAGCGAAGACTTAGATCGAGCATGAATGGCTGCAACTCTCTGAACCTGGAATTATATATATTGGCTAATGAGTATAAAGCAAGGAGAAAAAACTGTAGAATCTAATGAAGCTGATCATTACAACTTACAAGCACTTGGAAAGCAAAACCAGTGGGTAGAAATTGCCCAGGGCGCCTCTCGTTCATAGGACTAATGATCCTTCTAGTAATTTTGCGGTACCACTCCATATAAGGATCGTTATAGTCCATTGGTCTACACTCTGGCTCACCGAAAGCAACAGATGACTCACGTGCTTCCCACAATCCAATGTGTCGGCTATGACGTGCTGACCAATCATATACTGATTTGCCTCTTTTGTCAATAGAATGAAGAGCCTTTTCGTTATCACAAGGTGCTGGAACTGTTTGGTGAAGACCAAACTGTCTAAGCACCCGATCAGGACGGTGCCACTCAACAACGTCAAAACAAATTAAAGGTGCCACGGTTCGCCATATGTTCTGACCGCTAAGACATATAAGAGGAAGCTTTGCTAGAAGATCTTGAGTGTAAGGCTGCCATATGACCTACATTCACATTATTAAAGAAAATCTTACATCAACAACCGCATCAGAGATCTTTTGATAAACATTATCAGTTTGCCTTATGTGTATCATTACATTAACATAGCTTAAAGTGCTGTA includes:
- the LOC106300321 gene encoding serine/threonine-protein phosphatase 7 long form homolog: MEVQSLISFDLDPGPVDQSVLVWQHEHRSAAIWEDEVPPRELTCRHKLLGMRDWPLEPLVCRKLIEFGLYGVYKVAFIQLDYALITALVERWRPETHTFHLPAGEISVTLQDVNILLGLRVDGPAVTGSTKNNWADLCEDLLGLRPGPGDLHGSHVSLAWLRDNFRNLPADPDDETLKCHTRAFILALMSGFLYGDKSKHDVALTFLPLLRDFDEVAKLSWGSATLALLYRELCRASKRTVSTICGPLVLLQLWAWERLHVGRPGRLKDVGASYMDGIDGALPDPLGCRWRASLSHKENPRGGLDFYRDQFDQQKDEQVIWQPYTQDLLAKLPLICLSGQNIWRTVAPLICFDVVEWHRPDRVLRQFGLHQTVPAPCDNEKALHSIDKRGKSVYDWSARHSRHIGLWEARESSVAFGEPECRPMDYNDPYMEWYRKITRRIISPMNERRPGQFLPTGFAFQVLVQRVAAIHARSKSSLEEELTVDTARQTLQDIVDMCAGALQLNAPLGSLSNGSVSQAPSSGPFLMSSQPTRTMMSQKPLSSDMVCLPLNEMGIDDGLLAEPSEGITPVQDIGCEQSLPSVSQKPLFWPTGGKLTFSWICDVMLGFDWSSRNLPACEFSNVLPFNVLDELILSASKILRKEPNCVRIDSDKAKVVVVGDLHGQLHDLLFLMQDAGFPNGDQFYVFNGNYVDNGAWGLETFLLLLSWKVFLPDRVFVLRGSHESESCTSLYGFKNEVLTKYGDKGAIVYKKCLECFQLLPLASVIGGKVFTAHGGLFRDVPSFLSDKQERSRKRKRAQKNQEDNSVLETDSRSESLLLGSLKDLFKVKRRVINPSAEGSNLIPGDILWSDPSTDNGLFLNKESGIGLLWGPDCTAKFLQDNDLKLIIRGKEAPHKRAQRDGLPSMIEGFSKDHEGLITLFSAPDHPQFQDTEERHNNKGAYIILQTPYCEEPEIHVFEAVSPRPKAEAYYDYRGLIHSTGTLLHNNTNSVAVDSPFSAPDDKDSLLSSENVEDKSMDLSESMEVDEVTTFGTLVSDDKDMVDSSEQTKDFSKEHDRSETAEISTDLFDAAGKPESRPPNVIDKESWTEKAADELMAVDEIAGVSESTTGKENDVEASNSTKISEERAEKERTSDSLEFSNNVSEEEAPRVNDCSTTGDAAVELEITYDEKPESAVTEVTGNDIATDGAEKTALSARKLSYSEPLEDMVDFNMEDIATDGANNDPGSVNGGLNTDCTSLSKCLTSKSSGSEPAVDHDNLTKPSRDKDHEEPADKPERVVKLVTYSKRKSSDKKQLIDSSEDPQQKINEAVDYKTKTVLDKSHSVPRDMDS